The proteins below are encoded in one region of Penicillium psychrofluorescens genome assembly, chromosome: 4:
- a CDS encoding uncharacterized protein (ID:PFLUO_006800-T1.cds;~source:funannotate) — protein sequence MSMEYARYQPATPPDVPFEEYLASGHSRNASGSSIYSSESSPWSTMTGNTSPGTSPTRHYHGPTLLPKIRPQDVVVEPVSAGGPLRHRRVLSNTRNPPGFVPYPPSRPVPRHRIDPGEGLSLVSPISPVYSVGQRSVSALSSPVTTTAPPKRKAGGSHSRSVSTPSIDDNILRRYGYPTYRQLPKYVEQVQSQTTPTTPVTPVTPQVVVYPPYSQRPTIELSQHVPGRPQVRLAVPSARYNCSQTSSAQTSPVTLISPQEDRAPLPTNLHSYLTSPTQAINLVRNVSVVPTRGMHDYFWWDIRNLRSWTSFSLATLDSIPRLPNLMKTEISAILTPPVCVAPTRLSPESEPALVNLIRDLYAPRVNAALAVSQGPDHLQLYAAPDVRSTGNKNQGHPHFLANYASDTDCTSAGLIRGRLVGIVKSFGRWNSGMRNEAPHRRVEYLNGLAHLQRCMREHSCRYGFIMTEIELVCVRAGCDDGGDVPYFGYLEISSPIPLKTAAGEVAKDVPPLATPTSARSYLSSSSSSSSSYRPRRSSPVPELRITTDNNLTGPMTASLALYFLLMLSKSVPLPCQPSAHLDVGGPGALTRQRILPEPKDKWIPMPQIGEQRDAKRVRGWVWPQDAWHRREGGGAARSRMGETKTKRWHK from the coding sequence ATGTCTATGGAATACGCTCGCTACCAGCCGGCCACTCCACCGGATGTCCCTTTCGAGGAGTATCTGGCCTCTGGTCATAGTCGCAACGCATCTGGTTCTTCTATCTATTCTTCTGAGTCCTCGCCATGGTCAACAATGACTGGCAACACAAGCCCCGGCACCTCACCTACCCGGCATTACCATGGCCCAACTCTCCTCCCTAAGATCCGACCTCAGGACGTCGTGGTCGAGCCTGTGTCGGCCGGGGGACCTCTGCGGCATCGCCGGGTTCTGTCAAATACCCGCAACCCGCCTGGGTTTGTCCCTTATCCTCCAAGTCGACCTGTCCCGCGGCACAGGATCGATCCCGGTGAAGGTCTGAGTTTAGTGTCGCCTATCTCACCGGTGTACTCAGTCGGACAGCGTAGTGTCTCTGCCTTGTCGTCGCCAGTGACCACCACAGCACCGCCAAAACGCAAAGCAGGTGGGTCGCACTCGCGCTCAGTGTCGACCCCCAGTATCGACGACAATATCCTAAGACGATACGGCTATCCCACCTACCGGCAGCTGCCCAAGTATGTGGAGCAGGTGCAATCGCAAACTACTCCAACCACACCGGTGACTCCGGTGACTCCCCAGGTGGTTGTTTATCCTCCATATTCACAACGACCGACAATAGAATTGTCCCAGCATGTTCCTGGACGTCCGCAGGTTCGATTGGCAGTACCGAGTGCTCGGTACAACTGTAGCCAGACATCAAGCGCGCAGACGTCGCCAGTAACCCTGATCAGCCCTCAAGAAGACAGGGCACCATTGCCCACAAACCTGCACTCCTACTTGACGTCTCCAACCCAAGCAATCAACCTAGTCCGCAACGTAAGCGTTGTTCCTACCCGCGGCATGCACGATTATTTTTGGTGGGATATCCGCAACCTTCGCAGCTGGACTTCCTTTTCACTGGCGACCCTCGATTCAATTCCGAGACTGCCCAATCTCATGAAGACAGAAATATCTGCCATTCTCACTCCCCCCGTTTGCGTGGCTCCCACGCGACTGTCCCCAGAGTCCGAGCCTGCGTTAGTCAATCTGATTCGAGACCTGTACGCTCCACGGGTCAATGCTGCTCTGGCAGTCTCCCAAGGACCCGATCACCTCCAACTCTACGCAGCGCCGGACGTGCGCAGCACCGGCAACAAGAACCAAGGACATCCTCATTTCTTAGCAAACTACGCCTCCGACACGGATTGCACAAGTGCGGGATTGATCCGCGGCCGGCTTGTCGGCATTGTCAAGAGCTTCGGTCGGTGGAACTCGGGGATGCGCAATGAGGCACCACACCGGCGCGTTGAGTACTTGAATGGTCTGGCGCATCTGCAGCGCTGTATGCGCGAGCACTCGTGTCGCTATGGGTTTATCATGACGGAGATCGAGCTTGTCTGTGTGCGCGCTGGGTGTGATGACGGAGGCGACGTGCCCTATTTTGGCTACTTGGAGATTTCCTCCCCGATCCCACTGAagactgctgctggagaagttgcAAAAGATGTCCCACCTCTGGCAACTCCCACCAGTGCCCGGTCGTACTtatcctcatcgtcgtcctcatcttcatcttaTCGACCCCGCCGTTCATCACCTGTCCCGGAACTTAGGATCACAACGGACAACAATCTGACCGGCCCTATGACAGCGAGCCTGGCGCTGTATTTCCTGCTCATGCTTTCCAAATCTGTTCCTCTCCCGTGCCAACCATCCGCCCACCTCGATGTCGGTGGTCCCGGCGCGCTCACCCGCCAGCGTATCCTCCCCGAACCAAAGGACAAATGGATTCCCATGCCTCAAATCGGCGAACAGCGAGATGCTAAGCGTGTCCGTGGCTGGGTCTGGCCGCAGGATGCTTGGCACCGTCGTGAAGGCGGCGGTGCTGCGAGGTCGAGAATGGGCGAGACGAAGACTAAACGGTGGCATAAATAG
- a CDS encoding uncharacterized protein (ID:PFLUO_006801-T1.cds;~source:funannotate), with protein sequence MSRPQNIGIKAIEVYFPSQCVDQAELEKHDGVAAGKYTIGLGQTKMSFCDDREDIYSMALTTLSSLMNKYNIEPKSVGRLEVGTETLLDKSKSVKTVLMQLFAPHGNTNIEGVDTVNACYGGTNAVFNSINWLESSAWDGRDAVVVCGDIALYAKGAARPTGGAGCVAMLIGPDAPIVFEPGLRASYITHAYDFYKPDLSSEYPVVDGHYSLKCYTEAVDACYKAYDAREKVLKAQHQNGTNGTNGVADESKTPLDRFDYILYHAPTCKLVQKSYGRMLYNDYVSNPTHPAFGEVAPELHDMEYEKSISDKAVEKTFMGLTKKRFAERVQPGLQVATQCGNMYTATVYAGLAALLSNVQFDPSESKRIGLFSYGSGLASSMFSAKIVGDVSPMVEKLDLHNRLDARKVLEPKAYDDMCQLREHAHLQKNFKPTGSTETLQSGTYYLTEVDDMFRRKYEIKA encoded by the exons ATGTCTCGCCCCCAGAATATCggcatcaaggccatcgaggtcTACTTCCCCTCCCAATGCgtcgaccaggccgagctggagaaacaCGACGGTGTGGCTGCGGGCAAGTACACTATTGGTCTCGgccagaccaagatgagCTTCTGCGATGACCGCGAGG ACATCTACTCCATGGCCCTGaccaccctctcctccctcaTGAACAAGTACAACATCGAACCCAAGTCGGTTGGCCGCCTCGAGGTCGGCACCGAGACTCTGCTGGACAAGTCCAAGTCGGTCAAGACCGTTCTCATGCAGCTGTTTGCTCCCCACGGCAACACCAACATTGAGGGTGTCGACACCGTCAACGCCTGCTACGGCGGCACCAACGCCGTCTTCAACAGCATCAACTGGCTCGAGTCCTCGGCCTGGGATGGTCGTGATGCCGTGGTTGTCTGCGGTGATATCGCCCTGTACGCCAAGGGTGCCGCTCGCCCTAccggtggtgctggttgTGTGGCCATGCTGATCGGCCCCGACGCCCCCATTGTTTTCGAGCCCGGTCTGCGCGCCTCGTACATCACTCACGCCTACGATTTCTATAAGCCCGACCTCAGCAGCGAGTACCCCGTGGTGGACGGCCACTACTCTCTCAAGTGCTACACCGAGGCCGTCGATGCCTGCTACAAGGCCTACGACGCGCGCGAGAAGGTCCTCAAGGCGCAGCACCAGAACGGCACCAATGGCACCAACGGCGTTGCCGACGAGTCCAAGACTCCTCTGGACCGCTTCGACTACATTCTCTACCACGCCCCCACCTGCAAGCTGGTCCAGAAGTCATATGGCCGCATGCTTTACAACGACTACGTGAGCAACCCTACCCACCCCGCATTCGGCGAGGTTGCTCCGGAGCTGCACGATATGGAATACGAGAAGTCCATCTCCgacaaggccgtcgagaAGACCTTCATGGGCCTGACCAAGAAGCGCTTTGCCGAGCGTGTGCAGCCCGGTCTGCAGGTCGCCACCCAGTGTGGCAACATGTACACGGCCACCGTCTACGCCGGTCTGGCCGCTTTGCTCAGCAACGTCCAGTTCGACCCCAGCGAGTCCAAGCGCATCGGTTTGTTCAGCTACGGCAGTGGTCTTGCCAGCTCTATGTTCAGCGCCAAGATCGTCGGTGACGTCTCGCCTATGGTTGAGAAGCTGGACTTGCACAACCGGTTGGATGCTCGCAAGGTCCTGGAGCCCAAGGCCTACGATGACATGTGCCAGCTGCGTGAGCATGCTCACCTGCAGAAGAACTTCAAGCCTACCGGCAGCACCGAGACTCTCCAGTCCGGAACCTACTACCTCACCGAGGTGGACGACATGTTCCGCCGCAAATACGAGATCAAGGCgtaa
- a CDS encoding uncharacterized protein (ID:PFLUO_006802-T1.cds;~source:funannotate): MPDDKFDYQSLPIPTYEEAVGTQPSSSRSELGEEGDDAERQGLLGRSDHAPPGRGYQPPTVESARTSLDDLVSSGSESARGSLEEMRRELDQMDVDDGLPSSSTGARPRLRHQLSKQFSNLSRTLSAIQRPFRRFMPNFRFTINLAETRPRLKDQGCIMLLRLFGLLLVVSVVYVFFISDIFNMNSRMIMGQSYSASSVENFIQSNMNETNIAENLKRVTNYSHVAGSEGSFFIAELVEAAFRKAQFDEVEREEFQVYLNYPRKDGRRVAIVDPPSLAWEAALEEGEGDIPEKKYVPVFHGHSKSGNVTGPLVYANYGSREDFQLLADKGITVKGSIALVRYYGTEPDRALKIKAAEMAGAVGCIIYSDPAEDGEVNGPSFPQGRYMPPDGVQRGGVSLMSHVVGDVLSPGFASTPEEKVRIPLEDSPGLVQIPSLPLSSRDAQHLLQALDGHGSKVPKDWVGGVPKMKQWWTGDQNSPLVNLMNLQDEEKRQPIYNIHGRILGMEQTDKKIIIGNHRDSWCLGSIDPGSGTAAFLEVVRAFGELLTYGWRPLRTIEFVSWDGEEYNLIGSTEHVEKEVDALRARAYAYLNVDVGVSGPNFRVAAAPVFKRAVMQILGRLSDPKANKTLREIWKEKGSKIEPLGAGSDYVAFQDIAGTSSIDFGFEGEPYPYHSCYENFEWMAQFGDPGFQYHKLLAQFWGLLLLDLSENPMLPFDMEAYGISIIDWVKDLREYAQSKNAKVKMQLLAEAAQDLKKNTAQFQKWNQVWHDAVWGSGGYESNAMRVQRLNHNDRMAAFDTHLLDLEYGGGIPNRTQFRHVIFGPELWSGYGASIFPAIRDSIDTGDWKLTQHWIDRVTEVINFASNKLLY, encoded by the exons ATGCCGGACGATAAGTTCGATTATCAATCCCTCCCGATCCCCACCTACGAGGAGGCCGTCGGCACCCAACCAAGTTCCTCTCGGTCCGAGCTGGGCGAAGAGGGTGACGATGCCGAACGACAAGGTCTCCTCGGCCGGTCCGATCATGCGCCACCTGGCCGGGGGTACCAGCCGCCGACGGTCGAGTCCGCGCGCACCAGTCTCGATGACCTGGTATCGTCGGGATCGGAGTCAGCTCGAGGATCGTTGGAAGAGATGCGTCGGGAGTTAGATCAGATGGACGTCGACGATGGCCTgccgtcttcctcgaccGGCGCGCGCCCCCGTCTACGGCATCAACTTTCCAAGCAGTTCTCCAACTTATCCCGGACACTGTCAGCCATCCAACGACCCTTCCGACGCTTTATGCCGAATTTTCGCTTTACTATCAATCTCGCCGAAACGCGACCACGGCTCAAGGACCAAGGCTGTATTATGCTCTTACGGCTGTTCGGTCTCTTGCTTGTCGTCTCCGTGGTATACGTCTTTTTCATATCCGATATTTTCAACATGAACAGCCGCATGATCATGGGCCAGTCCTATAGCGCGTCATCTGTCGAAAACTTCATTCAAAGCAACATGAACGAAACCAACATCGCCGAAAATCTGAAACGAGTCACCAATTATTCCCACGTCGCCGGCTCCGAGGGTAGCTTTTTTATCGCAGAGTTAGTTGAGGCGGCGTTTCGGAAGGCACAATTTGATGAAGTTGAGAGGGAGGAATTCCAGGTATACTTGAATTACCCGCGCAAGGACGGCCGCCGGGTGGCGATTGTCGACCCACCCTCTCTCGCCTGGGAAGCCGCCctggaggagggtgaggggGATATACCTGAAAAGAAATACGTGCCGGTCTTTCACGGTCACTCGAAATCTGGCAACGTCACCGGCCCTCTGGTGTACGCCAACTATGGATCCAGGGAGGACTTTCAATTGCTGGCCGACAAAGGTATCACGGTCAAGGGTTCCATCGCTCTCGTCCGATACTATGGAACAGAACCCGATCGCGcgctgaagatcaaggctgCAGAGATGGCTGGCGCAGTCGGCTGCATTATCTACTCCGATCCAGCGGAAGATGGTGAAGTCAATGGGCCCAGCTTCCCTCAGGGACGCTATATGCCACCTGACGGCGTGCAGCGAGGAGGTGTAAGCTTAATGTCCCATGTGGTGGGCGATGTTCTCAGTCCTGGGTTTGCCTCCACCCCGGAAGAGAAAGTGAGAATCCCTCTTGAAGACAGCCCTGGCTTGGTTCAGATCCCAAGTCTTCCCCTCTCCTCTCGAGATGCGCAACATCTCTTGCAGGCTTTGGACGGACACGGCTCCAAAGTGCCAAAAGACTGGGTGGGCGGAGTGCCGAAGATGAAACAGTGGTGGACTGGAGATCAGAATTCGCCCCTCGTCAATCTGATGAATTTGCAGGACGAGGAAAAGCGCCAGCCCATTTACAACATCCATGGCAGAATTCTCGGAATGGAACAGACCGACAAGAAAATCATCATCGGCAACCACCGCGACTCGTGGTGCTTGGGTAGCATCGATCCCGGCAGCGGCACTGCAGCCTTTTTGGAAGTTGTGCGGGCTTTTGGAGAACTTCTCACCTACGGATGGCGGCCACTGCGCACCATTGAGTTTGTCAGTTGGGACGGAGAAGAATACAACCTCATTGGTTCCACCGAACACgttgagaaggaggtggaTGCGCTCCGAGCCCGTGCGTATGCCTACCTCAatgttgatgttggcgtCTCTGGCCCCAACTTCCGCGTAGCGGCAGCACCGGTCTTTAAGCGTGCGGTGATGCAAATTCTCGGCCGCCTGTCCGATCCCAAGGCCAATAAAACCCTAAGAGAAatctggaaagaaaaaggcagcAAGATTGAACCCCTCGGCGCTGGCAGCGACTACGTGGCATTCCAAGACATTGCAGGCACCTCGAGTATCGATTTTGGTTTCGAGGGCGAGCCGTACCCTTATCACAGCTGCTATGAGAACTTTGAGTGGATGGCACAGTTTGGAGATCCTGGATTCCAGTATCACAAGCTCCTTGCTCAATTCTGGGGATTGCTTTTGCTCGACCTCTCTGAGAACCCCATGCTGCCGTTCGATATGGAGGCCTATGGCATCTCTATTATCGACTGGGTGAAGGACTTGCGCGAGTATGCGCAGTCTAAGAACGCCAAAGTGAAGATGCAACTACTAGCCGAAGCTGCTCAAGATCTCAAGAAGAACACGGCACAGTTTCAGAAATGGAATCAAGTATGGCACGATGCCGTCTGGGGTTCAGGCGGATACGAGAGCAACGCCATGCGCGTTCAGCGGTTAAACCACAACGACCGCATGGCCGCATTTGACACACatcttctggatctggaataTGGGGGCGGA ATTCCCAACCGCACCCAGTTCCGGcatgtcatcttcggccCCGAATTATGGTCTGGCTACGGCGCCTCAATCTTCCCCGCCATTCGAGATTCCATAGACACTGGGGACTGGAAACTGACCCAGCACTGGATCGACCGTGTAACCGAAGTGATCAACTTTGCCAGCAACAAGCTGCTGTACTGA
- a CDS encoding uncharacterized protein (ID:PFLUO_006803-T1.cds;~source:funannotate): MLRRPACEPCRKSKLACDHGLPVCSRCSTSGAICIYRTTPFKRKRVGSPAKSGLHSRDSSPSLGARRPPYPNPGFLGSSSHAAIFKHITPDGDHGSTAHASDLAWSATQPQVAGDNHLMSQGADILKQLLTSYSLAAMKDLVMFWLLKGANLALAEPFVAQCAKSVSHLFTTQDENWNLVYARHLFQNTAQPLVFDADSDIHSFSAQFLAHNSRWETIAIFFAAVSRATIDTSFFPSLYATEEEQYPLRRLAMKLCDFALEISLSLDCLNDLQLIVQYENFIVHSYVDGDQSYHAWRKLGDVISSTFALGYHENLETKPGIPPFLIELRKTAFARIYSADKNIAIFLGRPPRMNKRFCHFQIPSCRTIIDDSTETHHDVNHWEPDSQAGYRADTRWSALCAFLKEEIWELLQDKHHASCSQRARLLLLHSLTEPDMAIIETAGQMLALVVEIILLRDQLTNSGTGLIWKVAHYGLPAAGIILLSMLNPRTMSQTGSSRTKTLQGLSVFVAEVQIGTIVRPGDPNYALLSKATQTIQRFLDSFHAEPTPHQQHQKQYQHPPPRDVAPHHDEASDDWAAFLEQDTWDFEAGFWQSLADHPSLLALDPDVPSL, encoded by the exons ATGTTGCGACGCCCGGCCTGCGAGCCTTGTCGGAAGTCTAAGCTGGCTTGCGACCACGGGCTACCGGTATGCTCGCGCTGCAGTACCTCCGGGGCGATTTGCATCTACCGCACGACGCCGTTTAAGCGTAAACGAGTCGGCTCCCCGGCAAAATCTGG TCTTCATTCCCGAGATTCCTCGCCGTCATTGGGCGCTAGGCGCCCTCCATACCCGAATCCCGGATTTTTGGGTTCTTCCAGTCATGCAGCTATCTTTAAGCATATCACCCCGGACGGCGATCATGGCTCGACGGCGCATGCTTCGGATCTTGCTTGGTCGGCCACCCAGCCTCAGGTCGCCGGCGACAATCACTTGATGTCGCAAGGAGCAGATATTCTCAAGCAGCTTTTAACCAGCTATTCTTTGGCAGCCATGAAAGATCTGGTCATGTTCTGGCTGCTCAAAGGAGCCAATCTCGCGCTAGCCGAACCATTTGTGGCGCAGTGTGCCAAGAGCGTGAGCCACTTATTTACCACACAGGATGAGAATTGGAATTTGGTCTATGCGCGACATCTGTTTCAAAATACCGCCCAGCCACTAGTCTTTGATGCCGACTCTGACATCCACAGCTTCTCCGCTCAGTTCCTAGCCCATAATTCCCGATGGGAGACAATAGCGATCTTCTTTGCTGCTGTCAGCCGAGCTACGATCGATACATCGTTCTTTCCTTCACTATAtgccaccgaggaagagcagtATCCTCTCCGAAGACTGGCTATGAAACTTTGTGATTTTGCACTAGagatctctctctcactgGACTGTTTGAATGATTTACAGTTGATCGTTCAGTATGAGAATTTTATTGTACATTCCTATGTGGATGGCGATCAGA GCTATCATGCATGGCGCAAACTTGGAGACGTGATATCATCCACCTTCGCTCTGGGCTACCACGAGAACCTAGAGACCAAACCCGGCATCCCGCCGTTTCTCATAGAGCTGCGCAAAACCGCGTTCGCGAGAATCTACTCAGCAGATAAGAACATCGCCATATTCCTCGGccggccgccgcggatgaACAAGCGTTTCTGCCATTTCCAGATCCCTTCGTGCCGGACAATCATCGACGATTCAACGGAGACACATCACGATGTCAATCACTGGGAGCCGGACTCCCAGGCTGGATACAGAGCTGACACCCGCTGGTCTGCGCTCTGTGCTTTCCTGAAAGAGGAAATCTGGGAACTGCTTCAGGATAAACACCACGCCTCGTGTTCCCAGCGAGCCAG GCTCCTCCTACTCCATTCATTGACTGAACCTGATATGGCGATCATCGAGACAGCAGGACAGATGCTTGCCCTCGTCGTGGAAATCATCCTGCTGAGAGACCAGTTGACGAATTCAGGGACCGGTCTGATCTGGAAG GTTGCGCACTACGGCCTTCCCGCCGCAGGGattatcctcctctccatgCTAAACCCACGCACAATGTCGCAAACGGGCTCATCACGTACAAAAACACTACAAGGCCTCAGCGTCTTCGTAGCCGAAGTACAAATCGGGACGATTGTGCGTCCAGGAGACCCGAACTACGCGCTCCTCTCCAAAGCCACGCAGACGATCCAGCGATTCCTTGACTCCTTCCATGCGGAGCCGACACCGCATCAGCAGCATCAAAAGCAATACCAGCATCCACCTCCAAGAGATGTGGCGCCGCACCACGACGAGGCGAGCGACGACTGGGCTGCATTTCTGGAACAGGATACGTGGGACTTCGAGGCGGGATTCTGGCAGAGTTTGGCGGATCATCCGTCGCTGTTGGCGTTGGATCCTGACGTTCCTTCTTTATAG
- a CDS encoding uncharacterized protein (ID:PFLUO_006804-T1.cds;~source:funannotate) yields the protein MDTIKLADYLFARLRQLGVNSVFGVPGDYNLRLLDFVEPAKLSWVGNCNELNAAYSADGYARINGLSALVTTFGVGELSALNGIAGAYAERSPVIHIVGTPPRLAQSTRALMHHTFADGEYRRFAAMSTHITAAQTEITDAASAPDKIDWILQQALIHSRPVYLEIPDDMPDALVSAANLTKTVAVPTVPSTGKEPQIMSQILERMYTAKRPLILVDGESVALGVVDQLDTLIKNTGWPTWSTVYSKGLVNEQLPNVYGVYEAAFGDKPAKAYFESADLILTFGPHYSDTNSYFFTTIPTPAAAITFKDSSIQIGTDPICRDVSGKDLLLQLLQKLDSTRIPKATDAPPKVVTTLDGIKSSDPIAQDNFFRLVNPIFQEGDIILTETGTASHGGRNFLLPPKARVFGAVTWLSIGFMLPATLGAALAKREQKTPGNVTLIIGDGSLQMTAQEISTMIRQKLNILIIIINNDGYTIERVIHGRNQSYNDVAFWRHTQALSYFGADEDHVAKSTFTARTCGELQDALQKVQGGTGVRLVEAHMAREDVQGALLYLLNKQLAQEKKEE from the coding sequence ATGGACACCATCAAGCTCGCCGACTACCTCTTTGCCCGTCTACGCCAGCTGGGCGTGAACTCCGTCTTCGGTGTGCCCGGCGACTACAACCTGCGCTTGCTGGACTTCGTCGAGCCCGCCAAGCTGAGCTGGGTCGGCAACTGCAATGAGCTGAACGCCGCGTATTCTGCCGATGGCTACGCACGCATCAATGGTTTGTCCGCGCTGGTTACGACCTTTGGGGTGGGTGAATTGTCGGCACTCAATGGCATCGCTGGCGCCTATGCCGAGCGCTCCCCTGTCATCCACATCGTCGGCACGCCGCCACGCCTGGCGCAGAGCACACGTGCGCTGATGCACCACACCTTCGCCGACGGCGAGTACCGTCGCTTCGCCGCCATGTCGACGCATATCACGGCGGCGCAGACTGAGATCACGGACGCGGCGTCGGCGCCAGATAAGATCGACTGGATCTTACAGCAGGCTCTGATCCACAGCCGTCCCGTCTACCTGGAGATTCCTGATGATATGCCCGATGCCCTCGTGTCTGCGGCCAATCTGACCAAGACAGTGGCCGTCCCAACCGTTCCCAGCACGGGCAAGGAGCCACAAATCATGAGCCAGATTTTGGAGCGCATGTACACTGCGAAACGCCCGTTGATCCTCGTGGACGGAGAAAGTGTCGCCCTCGGTGTCGTTGACCAGCTTGATACTCTTATCAAGAATACTGGCTGGCCTACATGGAGCACTGTTTATAGCAAGGGTCTAGTGAACGAGCAGCTCCCTAATGTATACGGGGTATACGAAGCGGCCTTTGGTGACAAGCCCGCGAAGGCATACTTCGAATCGGCAGATCTCATCCTTACATTTGGGCCGCACTACAGCGACACAAACAGCTATTTCTTCACCACCATACCTACCCCGGCTGCCGCGATCACTTTCAAAGACTCGTCCATTCAAATCGGGACCGATCCTATCTGTCGCGACGTTTCAGGAAAAGACCTGCTCTTGCAACTACTTCAGAAGCTTGACTCAACTCGCATCCCCAAAGCAACGGACGCACCCCCCAAGGTAGTAACCACTCTGGATGGCATCAAGAGCTCGGATCCCATCGCCCAAGACAATTTCTTCAGACTAGTCAACCCGATCTTCCAGGAAGGCGACATTATCCTCACTGAAACAGGCACTGCATCACATGGTGGCCGGaacttccttctcccacccAAAGCACGCGTCTTCGGAGCCGTGACCTGGTTGTCAATTGGATTCATGCTCCCCGCTACCTTGGGCGCCGCGCTCGCAAAGCGCGAACAGAAGACTCCCGGCAATGTGACCTTGATCATCGGCGATGGATCCCTTCAGATGACAGCCCAGGAAATCAGCACCATGATCCGCCAGAAGCTGAACATTttgatcatcatcatcaacaacgacgGATACACCATCGAGCGGGTCATCCATGGCCGGAACCAGAGCTATAATGATGTCGCATTCTGGCGGCATACCCAGGCACTGAGCTATTTTGGTGCTGACGAGGACCATGTCGCAAAGAGTACCTTCACGGCGCGGACATGCGGCGAGCTACAGGATGCGCTGCAGAAAGTCCAGGGTGGGACGGGCGTGAGACTCGTGGAGGCGCATATGGCTCGTGAAGATGTGCAGGGCGCGTTGTTGTACCTTTTGAATAAGCAGCTTGcccaggagaagaaagaagagtag